Genomic window (Terriglobales bacterium):
GAGGGTCGGCCAGGCGCTCGACCATCTCCCGGCCGAAATGCCTGGCAACAAACGTGGCCGCCGGCTCATCGTTCTTGCTGGCTTGCGGGCGAAAGAACCACTCCTTCGCCATGCGCAGCTTGGCGCCGAACGAAAAGAGCGACGAGGAGAGCACGGGCGCGACGCGCGTTGGCACCATGAACTGCAGGCCGTCAGGAATGGGCAGCAGGCGATTGCGAACCACGATATAGGTTCGCCGCTCGGCGTCATTCGAGCCCAGGAGCTGGTCGCCCAATCCGAGTTCGCGACAAAGCTCCGCTGCCCAAGGTTTTTCGGTGAGGAAAGCGTCCGGCCCGGCCTCGATCAGGCACCCCTCGGCGGTTCGCTCGGTGCGGATCACGCCACCCAGGCGAGGCGCACGCTCGTAGAGGACGTATTCCAGCGCCTGTCCATCCCGCCGCCGCAGTTCCAGCTCGAAGGCGGCGCTCAGTCCAGCGATCCCGCCGCCGACAATCGCAGTGCGTTTCCGGCTTCGGCTTTCGTCGCCCATGCCTACTGGATGCCGGAGATCTGCACGATGTTCGGCCGCGTTTCTTCCCCCGGCGTCAGGCGCGAGCGCACCACGTCTGCCAGGGCGGCGATGAAGGTGGGTGAATCATTCAGAGACTCGGCGCGCCACAGCCGCATGCCGTGCTTCTGGGCGAATTCGCGGAAGCCGATATCGATGTCGTAGAGCACCTCGACGTGGTCGCAGACAAACCCGATGGGCTGGAGGAATACGCCGGTGTGTCGCTTATCTTTCAGCGCCCGAATGGTCTCTTCGACTGTGGGACCGAGCCAGGGCCCGCCCGACATCCCCTGGCTCTGAAAAGCGAACGCCCAGTCGTCCATGGTCAGCGAGGGAACCTGCATGGCCACCATGGCCGCGGTCTCGCGCGCCTGCTGGGCATAGGGATCGCCTTCGGCAATGGTGCGCTCGGGCACACTGTGCGCCGTGAAGATAACGGGCACCGTGGCGCCGCCCTCCGCGCAGGCGTGCTTCCACCCGGCTTCAAGTTTTTCGGCGAAGGCGCGAATCAATAGAGGATGGTCGTGCCAACTTTCCACAAAGTCGAGTTCCATTCGGCCCGCCGCTGCCTCTTCGGCGGCACGGCGGTACAGCCCGACGCTGGTGCGCGAATTCTGCGGCGCCAGGCAGATTCCAACCGCGCGCGTCACGCCGGCGTCTGTCATCTGACCCACGGCGTGCGTGATGAACGGCTTCCAGTTGCGCATACCGACGTACACAGCCATCTTGAGCACTTCGGAGAGCGCCCTTCCCTGCTGCAGCGTGATGGCCGTCAGGGGCGAGCGGCCGATAGCCGCATAGCGGTGCTGGATCTCCTCCATCACCGCCTGCGGCAACGGGCGGCCACCCGTAACCGAGCGCAAGAATTCGGGGACATCGGCCGGGGAATCGGGGCTGCCGTGGGCGAGAAGCAGGACGGCGGTGGAGGGCGTGGCGCTCATTCCATCCTCGTAGGCGCAGCCGTCTCACGGGCAGAGTACTCGTGCACGCACTCCACCAGCGCGCGCACGTTTTCCACCGGCGTGCCCGGCAGGATGCCGTGGCCAAGGTTGAAGATGTGGCCCGGGCGGCCGCCGGCACGGCGCAGCACGTCGTGAGCGCGTTCGCGCACTTCATTCCATTCGGCAAACAGCGCCGTTGGGTCGAGATTCCCCTGGATGCCGCCGCGCAAGCCTAGCGCGCTCCAGGCGTCATCCAGCGGAATGCGCCAGTCCACCCCAATGACGTCCGCGCCTGTCTCCTGCATGGCGGTGAGCAGCGTAGAGGTCTCGGTGCCGAAGTAGATCACGGGGACGCCGGCAGATTGTGCATGGCGGACGAGCGCTGTCGTATGTGGCAACGCGTAGCGACGATAGTCATCCGGCGCCAGGCACCCCACCCAACTGTCGAAGATCTGCAGTACGTCGGCGCCCGCGCGCGCCTGCTCCACCAGATACTCGCCCAACACCGTGGCCAGCTTGCGCATCAACTCGTCCCAGACGGCGGGCTGGCGGTACATGAGCTTCTTGGTCTCCACGTAGTTGCGTGAGCCGCCGCCCTCGATCATGTAGCTGGCCAGCGTGAAGGGGGCGCCCGCAAATCCGATCACCGGCAGGCGCGCGCCGAAATGCGCCACCACGCGCCGGATGGACTCCGCTACGTAGCCGAGGTCGGCCGTGCGGTCGGTGCGCAGCGTCGCAACGTCCGCCGCTTCACGGATAGGCCGCTCCACTACGGGACCTTCGCCCGCTTCGAAATGAAACGGCATGCCCATGGGTTCGAGCGGCAGCAGCAGGTCGGCGAAGATGATGGCGGCGTCCACGCTCAGTTTCTCCGCCGCGGTAATGGTGACCTCGGCGGCCAGCGCCGGCGTCTTGCAGATCTCCACCAGCGAGTGC
Coding sequences:
- the hemH gene encoding ferrochelatase, producing MSATPSTAVLLLAHGSPDSPADVPEFLRSVTGGRPLPQAVMEEIQHRYAAIGRSPLTAITLQQGRALSEVLKMAVYVGMRNWKPFITHAVGQMTDAGVTRAVGICLAPQNSRTSVGLYRRAAEEAAAGRMELDFVESWHDHPLLIRAFAEKLEAGWKHACAEGGATVPVIFTAHSVPERTIAEGDPYAQQARETAAMVAMQVPSLTMDDWAFAFQSQGMSGGPWLGPTVEETIRALKDKRHTGVFLQPIGFVCDHVEVLYDIDIGFREFAQKHGMRLWRAESLNDSPTFIAALADVVRSRLTPGEETRPNIVQISGIQ
- the hemG gene encoding protoporphyrinogen oxidase, which produces MGDESRSRKRTAIVGGGIAGLSAAFELELRRRDGQALEYVLYERAPRLGGVIRTERTAEGCLIEAGPDAFLTEKPWAAELCRELGLGDQLLGSNDAERRTYIVVRNRLLPIPDGLQFMVPTRVAPVLSSSLFSFGAKLRMAKEWFFRPQASKNDEPAATFVARHFGREMVERLADP
- the hemE gene encoding uroporphyrinogen decarboxylase, whose translation is MSALDSRFVRTCRALPVDATPVWLMRQAGRYMAEYRAVRKRHSLVEICKTPALAAEVTITAAEKLSVDAAIIFADLLLPLEPMGMPFHFEAGEGPVVERPIREAADVATLRTDRTADLGYVAESIRRVVAHFGARLPVIGFAGAPFTLASYMIEGGGSRNYVETKKLMYRQPAVWDELMRKLATVLGEYLVEQARAGADVLQIFDSWVGCLAPDDYRRYALPHTTALVRHAQSAGVPVIYFGTETSTLLTAMQETGADVIGVDWRIPLDDAWSALGLRGGIQGNLDPTALFAEWNEVRERAHDVLRRAGGRPGHIFNLGHGILPGTPVENVRALVECVHEYSARETAAPTRME